The genomic stretch TTTTCTAAAATCACTCATTTTATTTTCTTTATCTACTAAAATCATTTTTCTAAAATTACTCATTTTATTTTCTTTATCTACTAAAATCATTTTTCTAAAATCACTCTTTTTATTTTCTTTATTAGACTAAAAAATATAAAAAATAAGAAAAATGAGAAAAATTTTATTAAAATTATTTAATTAAGCTCAAAAGTAGTATGATTAATACCATAACCCTTAGCAACTTCTTTTAAACTATTAATTGTTAATTCCCTATCGAAAACCTCTTCATTTTTCAAAGACACCTTGAACTTAGATGTTAATATATTTTCAATTCCATCTAATGACCAAATATGAAAGTCCTCAATTGATTCAATGTTTTCAACATTTAATAAATCTCTCTTTAGTAAATCAATATCAATATTAGAGGGGCTTGTTTGTAGGAGTATTTTAGCACTTGCAATAAATGTCTTAGCTAGATTATAAATAACCCAAACACTAACTAAAATAGATGCAATCGGATCAAGGATTGGAAGATTTACAAAATACAAGATTAAGCTAATAATCAAAAGAGCAATCCATTCAAATACATCACCAAACATATGAATAGAAATAGCCTTCTCATTAAATGTTTTACCTTTGTGAAGTCTAATTAAAGAAGCTCCTTTAAATATTATACCTAAAATAGCTATTAGAATCATACCTGAAGCATCTGGAGACTGTGTAAGGAATAAACGATTAAACGCCTCATAAACAACAGTTAATGAAGCTAAAATAACTATAGTAGAGTTAAATAATGCTCCAAAAATAGAAAATCTTTGATAACCATAAGTAAATTTATTATTAGACTCCTTGCCAGATAATTTTTCTAAAACCCAAGCAATCAATATTGAAATGGTATCACTAAAATCATGTAAAGCATCTGATATGATTGCTACGCTATTTGTGATAATACCTCCAGATATTACTACAATATTAAATAAAAGATTTAATATAAGAGCAAAAGAAAGATTTTCACTTGCTTCTCTATGAATTTCAACATTATTTTTATTTGACTTTTTATCCATTCTATCAGCAATCCTATTATTAAGTATATGGGTTATGAATAATAAATATAATTATAGATAAAAATGACTTATGACTATAATTAATAAACCAAGTAGTCTATTAGAAATTAACTTAATTAATGCAATTAGGAAATAAGATAAAAATTTATATTATTTTAAACAAATATTTAACTAATTCAAGAGGTCAAATTATGGATTATGATGTTATTTATATTGGAAGTGGAAATGCAGCATGGCAAGGTGGTCGATTTTTAAGAAAAGCAGGCCTTAAAATATTAATAATTGAAGAAAGTTTATATGGTGGAACCTGTGCAAATAGAGGTTGCAATTCAAAAGCATTACTTGATGCACCATATGAAATTAAAGCATTGGCAGATAATTTTGAAGGTGTTGGGAAATCTGGTAATTTTGAAGTTAATTGGCCTGATTTGATGAAATTAAAAAGAAAGCGTATTGCTGGTATGGCTCCTTTCTTAGATGCTAAATTTGAAGAGTATGACCTTGATGTAGCTCATGGAAAAGGTGTAATATTAGATGAACACACAGTTCAAGTAGGAGATGAGACATTCACCACCAATAAAATCGTTATATCTACTGGTTTAAAGCCTATTATTCCAGATATACCTGGAAAAGAATACCTACATGATAGCACTGACTTTCTAGATATTGATGAGCTTCCAAAACATACAATTATTATAGGTGCTGGTTTTGTAGCAATGGAATTTGCATCAATAATTGCAGAAGCAGGCTATGAGGCAGATTTAATTATTCGAGGAGATATGGCTTTAAAATACTTCCACCAACCATATGTACAAAATATTATAGAAATTTTAAAAGAGAAAAATATTCGCTTCCATTTTAACGAAAGGCTTAAAGAAATTATTAAAGATGAAAGTATAATAATCAATAATCCTGAAGATAAAATCCTTAATCTAAAAAAAGCTTTAAATACAGATGATAAATTAAGAGATCCTGATGCAAAAATCGACAATAAAGCTTATGAAAATGCCTTTACCATAAATTGTGAAAGTGGACTTAGCATAACCGGTGATTATATAATTGCAGCTATGGGAAGAGAAGCTAACCTTGAAGATATTGGTCTTGAAAATATAGGTTTAAATTATACTAAAAGTGGAATAAAAGTAAATAATCACTTACAGAGTGAAATTCCCAATATCTATGCTTGTGGTGATGTAGCAGATACCGGCATTGCAAAACTTGTGACAGTTGCAATTCACCAATCCAAATACCTTGCAAAAGAATTATTAGGCCAAGCTGATGAGATAACTTATCCTGTTGTTCCAGCAGTTGCTTATACAATTCCTAGAATAGCGACAGTTGGTATTCCAGCTTATATTGCTGAGAAAAGCGATGAATATGAAGTTCATAGAATAAGATATGGTAAATCCTATTCCCTTGAGCTTAAAAACGATAGAACTGCCGAAGCAAAGGTTATTGTAGATAAAGATTTAAACATTCTAGGTGCTGAAATATATGCAGCAGATGCTGAAAATGTAGCAAATATGTTTACATTCATCATTAACCAAAAAATAAGCCTTGAAGAGCTTGATTATATGATTTATGCATTCCCTTCAAGTAGTTCTGTATGTTTGTATAAATTACACAATATACATTATAAATTTTAAAACATAGATTTTCTATGTTTATTTTTTATATCTTTTAAAATTTTTATACTTCTTTTTTACTATTTTACTTAGATTTTATATTTTTTAATAGTCTCATACTTCTTTTTTACTATTTTACTTACTTTTTATATTTTTTAAATGGTCCAAATGTCTCTAATTTTTTACTTGATATTAAGGAAGCAAAATCAGCAGAGTCTTTAATAGAGTTTTCTTTTAATCTAAAGGATATATAAGAAGCCATATAAGTATCTCCACATCCAGTAGCATCTACCATATTATCACAGTTTACAGCTTCTATTTTCAATTCATTACCATCATATAGAATTCTTGATCCTTTACTTCCATTTGTAATTATTAAGGGAGATCGATTAAAATTATGAATTGGAATTAATTTGGCTTCTTCTTCATCCATAAAAGATCCCTCAGAACATGAAATAATCTTGTCTAAACCTTCATCATATTTAAGGATTATGGAATCATTTTCTCCTTTAAATCTTAAAAATCCTTGAATTGAAACAAAAATAGGAAGCTCAAAGCTCTTTAAGTACTCGATCGTTTCTTGTGGAAAATCATTGCTATTTAATGGATTTAGAACAAAAGCATCAATATTCCCATTATTCATATCCAATTCATCGAAAATGGCTTTTAAATCATCAGCGAAAATAGGGACATTTGCAAAATTAGTAAATTGCTTTCTAATATTTAAATTATCTTTATCTGGATATTCATTAATAAAATAATGTGTATCCTCTTTTAAAATGACCTTAACTTTAGATTTATCAGGAAATTTATCAATTAAATCCGTGTTTGAAGTATTTATAATAGATAGATAATCATCATAAAACTCTTCATAGACAAAACTTTGATAAAAGCTTGCTCCGCCAACTTTAGAGCTTTTTTCATCTCCAATAATAATCAAATCTTCACATACAGGCCCAATTAAAACAAGTGTCATATAAATCAGCAATAAAATTAATTTTTTAAATACAAAGCTAAAATATCATTAAAAATAGAAAAAAAGCTGATAAATCTCAAAGACTTATAAAAAAAGTTTTAATCAAGGTTTCATTGGCAGAAGGCCAATAAAAGCTTGAGTTAAATACCTCTATCTTGCATTCTGTCTGCTTCAGTTAGAGTAGACATTTCAATACCTTTCATAGCTTGCCCAAGTCCTTTAGAGACTTCAGCTAATACTTCAGGTTTGTCATAGTTAGCAGTAGCTTCTACAATAGCTTTTGCAAATGCTTCAGGATTGTTAGATTTAAATATTCCAGAACCTACAAAAATACCATCAGAACCTAATTGCATCATTAAAGATGCATCTGCAGGAGTAGCGATTCCACCAGCTGCAAAGTTTACTACAGGTAATTTACCCATTTCAGCAGTTTTTTTAAGAAGTTCAATAGGTGCTTCAATTATTCTTGCGTATTTCCAAAGTTCTTCTTCTTCTAATTTTTGAATGGTTCTAATTTCACCCATAACCATTCTCATGTGACGAACAGCTTCTACAATGTTGCCAGTACCAGGTTCACCTTTGGTACGAATCATAGCTGCACCTTCATCAATTCTTCTTAAAGCTTCACCTAAGTTTCTTGCACCACAAACAAAAGGAATGGTAAATTCATTTTTGTTTATGTGAAATTCTTCATCAGCAGGTGTAAGTACTTCACTTTCATCAATCATATCTACACCTAATGTTTGTAAAATTTGAGCCTCAGCAATATGGCCAATTCTTGCTTTAGCCATTACAGGAATAGAAACAGCATCAACTACCTCTTCAACAATAGTAGGATCAGCCATTCTTGCAACGCCACCAGCAGCTCTAATATCAGCAGGTACTTTTTCTAAAGCCATAACTGCTACAGCACCAGCATCTTCTGCAATAACTGCTTGTTCAGCATTGACAACATCCATAATGACCCCACCTTTAGTCATTTTTGCAAAACCTTCTTTTAAAACATCAGTTCCTTTTACCATAATAAATTCTCCATATAAGTGTTTAATATTTTTAAAATATTTTTATAATTATGAATATTTCTATAAATATTTTGTTAATCTTAAAAATGCTTATAATTCTTCTATTAACTTAAATTAAATATATAAAAATATATAAAATCTCTATTAAAATTATAAAAAAGAAATAAAAATAATAGATAATAAAAGTAATCTTAAAAGCCATGATTATTTATCTATTTAAAAATATATAAAGTTTAGTAAATAAGAAAAATTTTATAAAAATTTTATAAAATAAATATAAAATAAATAGAAATATAATAAAAATAAAGATTTTATAAAGTAAATAGAAATATAATAAAAATAAAGATTTTATAAAGTAAATAGAAATATAATAAAAAAATATATTAATTACCCTACTAAATTAAAACCTTTATATTCTTCACCATTTACTAAATAATTAACCATCTTTTTTGCTTGTTTATCAATTATTTCACCATAAGTTAAATTTACCCCATTCAAAATTAATTTTAGAACTTATTTTTTATCTTTTTATTATTCTTTAATTATTAATTTTATAATATTTAGTATTATTAAATCTGAAAGTAACGAAAAATTTATATAAGCATATACATATATAAAATATTATGATTTGAACATAATATATATTTTTGAATGAAATATATATTTTTGTTTAAGTCTAATATTATAATAGGTTAATATTAAATTAACACATGTTATAATTTGAAATCTTCTCCATTTGAATTTAAATGATTAAATATATTTTACTAAAAATATAGTTTATCATGAAATTCAATATAAGTTTAGAGGAATATATTTATTATATATTTGAATATAAACCAGTTTAAATGAACTAGATTTATTTTAAATCTAGGAAATTTAGACTAAATTGTAGTGATTTATTTAAATATTAAATATATATTAGATTCCTATCTAAAAAAAATAAGGAGTTTTAAAAAAATGAAGAAAAAGATAATTATATTACTATTAATATTTTCATTATTTTTAACTATTTCTTCAGTATCTGCATTAGACACAGATGATAATGTGATAATGGGAGAGAAAGATTTAAATTCTATGGATACTACTAGTAATACAGATAACAGTGTTAGTGTTGATGAATACAATAAAGATACTAATATAGGTGAAAAATCCACAGATATTAAGGAAAATACCCTCTGTAGTAATTCTGATGAAACAATCACTTCCAAAAATATTGTAGACAATTCAACAAACACTAATGAAAATAGTATTAAAAGTAAATCAAATTCAAACCCGTTAAGAGAAGGTCCATCAAGAGGAGGTAATATAATTTATATTAGCTCTAACGGTACAGGTACTGGTTCTTCTAGTGATGATCCAACAAACTGGACTACTGGATACACCGCTGCTACAGCAGATGATACAATTTGTTTCCTTGATGGAACTTATAATCTTGTAAATATAACTTTAGGTAAAAATTTAGTTTTACAAGCTTTAAATAAAGGAAATGCAATAATAGATGCAAATGGAGCAGGTTATATCTTTTCCATTAGTTATAACAAGAATATAACTATAAATGGTTTAACATTTATAAATGGAAAAACCACCAGAAGTGGAGGAGCAATATCATTTAACTCTGGAAATCTGATTATAATTAACAGTACATTTAATAATAACAGTGCAACTTCCTACGGTGGAGCATTATATGTTAGAAATGGAAATTTAACTATAATTAACAGTACATTTAATAATAATAATGCAAATTCTTCTGGTGGAGCATTTTATTCTTCAGAAAATGCTAATATTAGTAATTCTAATTTCACCAATAATAGTGCAGATGGTTCAGGTGGAACTATAAGAGCTTATGGTAATTTAACCATATCTGATTCTACTTTTACTAACAGCACTTCTAAAAATGGCCAAGGTGGAGTAATATATGCTCCAAACGCTACTGTAAATAATTCAGTTTTTGTTAATAATACTTCAAAAAATGGTGGTGGAGCAATATACACCAATACGGAATATTCAATTAATAATTCAGTATTTGTTAATAATTCTGCTACTAACGGTGATGGTGGAGCAGTTGGATCAT from Methanobrevibacter olleyae encodes the following:
- a CDS encoding cation diffusion facilitator family transporter, whose protein sequence is MDKKSNKNNVEIHREASENLSFALILNLLFNIVVISGGIITNSVAIISDALHDFSDTISILIAWVLEKLSGKESNNKFTYGYQRFSIFGALFNSTIVILASLTVVYEAFNRLFLTQSPDASGMILIAILGIIFKGASLIRLHKGKTFNEKAISIHMFGDVFEWIALLIISLILYFVNLPILDPIASILVSVWVIYNLAKTFIASAKILLQTSPSNIDIDLLKRDLLNVENIESIEDFHIWSLDGIENILTSKFKVSLKNEEVFDRELTINSLKEVAKGYGINHTTFELN
- the pdxS gene encoding pyridoxal 5'-phosphate synthase lyase subunit PdxS yields the protein MVKGTDVLKEGFAKMTKGGVIMDVVNAEQAVIAEDAGAVAVMALEKVPADIRAAGGVARMADPTIVEEVVDAVSIPVMAKARIGHIAEAQILQTLGVDMIDESEVLTPADEEFHINKNEFTIPFVCGARNLGEALRRIDEGAAMIRTKGEPGTGNIVEAVRHMRMVMGEIRTIQKLEEEELWKYARIIEAPIELLKKTAEMGKLPVVNFAAGGIATPADASLMMQLGSDGIFVGSGIFKSNNPEAFAKAIVEATANYDKPEVLAEVSKGLGQAMKGIEMSTLTEADRMQDRGI
- a CDS encoding PfkB family carbohydrate kinase, with amino-acid sequence MTLVLIGPVCEDLIIIGDEKSSKVGGASFYQSFVYEEFYDDYLSIINTSNTDLIDKFPDKSKVKVILKEDTHYFINEYPDKDNLNIRKQFTNFANVPIFADDLKAIFDELDMNNGNIDAFVLNPLNSNDFPQETIEYLKSFELPIFVSIQGFLRFKGENDSIILKYDEGLDKIISCSEGSFMDEEEAKLIPIHNFNRSPLIITNGSKGSRILYDGNELKIEAVNCDNMVDATGCGDTYMASYISFRLKENSIKDSADFASLISSKKLETFGPFKKYKK
- a CDS encoding dihydrolipoyl dehydrogenase family protein, with the translated sequence MDYDVIYIGSGNAAWQGGRFLRKAGLKILIIEESLYGGTCANRGCNSKALLDAPYEIKALADNFEGVGKSGNFEVNWPDLMKLKRKRIAGMAPFLDAKFEEYDLDVAHGKGVILDEHTVQVGDETFTTNKIVISTGLKPIIPDIPGKEYLHDSTDFLDIDELPKHTIIIGAGFVAMEFASIIAEAGYEADLIIRGDMALKYFHQPYVQNIIEILKEKNIRFHFNERLKEIIKDESIIINNPEDKILNLKKALNTDDKLRDPDAKIDNKAYENAFTINCESGLSITGDYIIAAMGREANLEDIGLENIGLNYTKSGIKVNNHLQSEIPNIYACGDVADTGIAKLVTVAIHQSKYLAKELLGQADEITYPVVPAVAYTIPRIATVGIPAYIAEKSDEYEVHRIRYGKSYSLELKNDRTAEAKVIVDKDLNILGAEIYAADAENVANMFTFIINQKISLEELDYMIYAFPSSSSVCLYKLHNIHYKF